ATatcacataaaattatatatatctatacataattataattatttttattttatttaaaaattaatttatattttaattataagagtGAGATTTGATTATTAAGAGTACCAacgtatttaaatattttgacataatttttttaaacaatttataaataagttaaaatattatatcgAGCTCAACACCAAACATATACTCCTCTATATCAATAAATGGTCTAAAATTTGATACATTTATTCTATATTGATAggcttataataaatattactttacaattttaatctaattcaTGAATTTATAAGTTATAATAACATGAAACCAAAATTTAGGCCTATCTTTTCTTCTGCGGATGCAATTGTGAAGCGATGTCGTTTAAGTCAACGAAGCTGTAAATGTTTGTTGCTAATCATTACTCGAAGAAGCTTACCGGAcactcaaatgcacccaaatgCTTCAGTTTATAAAAACGGATAAAATCCGAAGGCGTGACCGTGACTCCTCACTTACACTGTTTTCATCTCTCCAAAGTTTGATCGAAAATTATCGTTAAACTAACCGTCTCCATGCCGATCCCTTCAATCTCTCTCTTCCGTTACCGAACAATCGCCGTTAACAACCTCCTCCGCCACGTGTCAACAATCCACCTCCGTCAAGCCTCAATCGTCACCGCCGCAGCTAAGCAGCAgcaacaaaaacctaaaaactTTGTTAACAAGAATCTCCTCAGAGCCAAACAACACACTTTGAAAGAATTCTCCTCTCTTGCTCCGGTTCTCTCACCACAGGACAAGCCGAACCTGACCGAGTCCCAAGCCATAGGCACTGTTGCCGCGGCCCAAGCGAATTTCATGCGTGTGATTGTCCAATCAGAAACTTCTGGACCCTCCGATTCTTCTGCCAGCAACGGTATTGGAGTGGAGCTGCTTTGTGTGGTGAAAGCCGTACTGAAGAAGATAAAACGGAGAGTATTGGTAGGGGATAAGGTGGTGGTCGGGTCCATTGATTGGGTGGACCGCAGAGGCATGATTGAAAATGTGTTTCAACGGAGTACGGAGATTCTGGACCCTCCGGTCGCCAATGTGGACCATTTGCTCGTGCTTTTTTCAATGGACCAGCCCAAGCCAGAACCATTTACGCTCACAAGGTTCTTGGTTGAGGCTGAGTCGACAGGAATTCCACTCACTCTAGCATTGAACAAAGTAGAGCTCGTTGATAAGGAGGTtagatacattttttttttaatgttttactcAAATCTGCATTCTAAGTTTGTTGAGTTTCTAATTTGAATTGGCATGTTATTCGGATATAATATCCATATGATTGAAGGGGAAAGTAAAGTTTGcttattattaagtttattgCAATTTTACTTGAGTCTCACTAAGTACTTCTGTTCTATTTTAATGAAGCGCACTTTCTATAATTCCAGTGTTGTTAATGCTAGAACTCTTCGCTCTGCAGACACTGGTTGGATGGAATACTAGGCTGCATAGTTGGGGCTATGAACCACTGTTTTGCAGTGTTGAATCAAAATATGGTCTTGGCTCTCTTGCATCAAAATTGAAAGATCAAACAACTGTAATTGTGGGTCCAAGTGGAGTTGGGAAATCTAGTCTTATTAACGCTTTGAGAAGCAATCCTAGTGTTACTGATGCTGCTGAAGGGGATAATTGGTTTGAACCCGTGGGTTTATCCTAACTCTGCTCCTTTACTTATTTGTCATTCCTTTTGTTTGTGTTTGGTTTATTCGATTGTTCTTGTACATTCACTGTCTTCAGATTTTGGGAAGCAAATGGTTTGAGGATCAGCGTGTTGGGGAAGTTTCAACCAGGAGTGGCAGGGGAAAGCATACCACTCGTAATGTTTCTTTGCTTCCATTATCTGGAGGAGGTTATCTAGCTGATACTCCTGGGTTTAATCAACCTAGTTTAATAAAAGTAACTAAGCAATCTCTTGCACAAGCTTTCCCCGAGGTTTGTGCTATTAGCTTGTTGACAACGATGTTTATTTAAGCTTTGGCTGTGTTAAATTTATGAACTGGTGGTGTGACGTTCTCTTTTCTATTGTTGATTCTTCATGTATATGTTTTCTCCACAGATTCAGAAAATGTTGAAAGCCAACGAGCCCTTGAAATGTACATTCAACAACTGCTTGCATCTAGGTGAACCAGGGTGCGTTGTAAAAGGGGATTGGGAAAGATATCAATACTATTTTCAACTTCTTGATGAGATCAGAATCAGAGAGGAGTTTCAGTTGAGGACATTTGGAACCAAAAGAGAGGGTGATGTAAGGTATGCAAAATTAGATTCTTGTGATAGCTACATATTACCATAATTCCCACTAGTGAAACTAAAAGTCAGATGATGTTATGTTCGATAAGCTTAATGGCCCCAAAAAATTAGAGTTGGGTTTGACAGAAACATTTTGGTCTGAAGTAGCATTTATGTTTCATTAGTCTCTACCACAATTagattttgtaattagtattatGTTGACGACACCTCTTATCTTTTTCCTGGacttcctttttctcttttaccTAAAATAATATACAGAAAATGTGGTTTAGTTGCTTACTAGCATATTTTCTCACTCTGCAGTACAATTCTGGTTTGAAGACTGAATTTCCAATTGTCAAATTGTTTGTAGGTACAAGATGGGAGACATGGGAGTTCAGCAAGCTGAGCCACGATTGGAGCTTAAAAAGCACCGAAGAAAGTCTCGCAAGAGGATCAATCAGTCGATACTAGATGAGTTAAATGAGCTGGATGAGGACGAAGATGAGTTAAACTGGGAAAATGATCCCCTTTTGAGAGCTATGAGGGATGAAAGCCAGtagaaagtttaaaaaatactGTGTAACTGAGTAGTTTCATGACCATTCTTTTTGTTACAGTGGCTAAACTGAACTTCTCGTGCAGATACCAATGTATAAAATTGTCTTTGTTAAATTTGCGAGTAAGTCCTTGTATAATGGCTGCTAATGGGACTGATTTAGATCTAATGTGTTAACATGTGCAATTCCTGATCtgtctttcttttcctttttcctgGTATGCATAATGCTAGGtgttaattttgaagaaatagaTGTCTGGGATTAAAGGACAGTTGCGTAGCAATGTTGGACCACTTAGCAATGATTAATCTGCAAAACTCTTTAATACCACCATTAGATTGATTAGGGGGCAAGGTAAGCTCTCCTCATTTATAATTTAGGTGTTGAAGGGGATGCCCTGTGTTAGGTGAAGCCAGCTTGTTAGCCATCGCTGGACTTTGTTGGTAACCAGAATTGACATTTCCCTACTTAAATCTGAACTTTCTATCACTCGCACTGCCATCACCCAACTGAAATACTACAGCTTTGATATTATCGCCAACACTCCAGATCTTTGTGTATCCTACAGATCATTCACTTGGAATTGGATCATCACAGTCACAGATGGGACAGAGGCTGCATTCAACCCATTTCTCCAGGAATATACTGGGTAACAGAAACCTGAAGCCAGTAAACTTGCCAACATCTCtctaataaagaaaatgagattgcaTATTTCCCTGTTAATAAAATCAGGTTAACTACATGAAATGATGAATGACCATTCACTCTTATTGATTGTCAATTTCCTAATTCAATTACTTAATCAGGTTTGCCCAAATTATTCTTATGGCTAATGCACCAGGCCACACTGGTGTCATGAAGACAAGTAAGAATTCATCCTCCCAGAGCAACCATTAAAATCATCAGTCACTTTGGGCAAATAATTTGCCATACTACAACTATACTTTATTTCTGTCTCAATCTCACAACTCTTCCAGAGAAGTTAACTACAAAAATGAAGATCTACAACATTCGCTTCCATTTCAACTATGCAGATTCCGGGGTTTACTCTAATCATAAGATTACTCACTATGCCCTatcaaaacaaattaacaaCCAAATTAGCTATTCTTAAAACCATCCAAAGGCAAGCAATTAGATTCTACTTTCCTAAAATAAATGgcaaagaaaaagaggaaatgCATCAAGAACCAACAAACATTGATAACAATGACAGGATGCAGGGGACATGGTCATTATACTAAATCAAggatcattaaaattatttctagTAAAAATTGAGAAAGTTTCAAAGTTTTTTACAAGAAAGCAAGGGCATTTTTTATAATCCTTTCATAAGAAGATCACAGACAAAGTCATAGAAACCCTATCAAATGCCAAAATCAACCTACTTCTTAGCAGACTTTTTCTTTGAACTTACAGCCACCTGTGGTTTGGGATGCTTTTCAGTCTCACTTGGGTCCAACCACTTGGAAGGATGGCGATTGAAGAAAGGCCAGTTAGGGACAGTAATAAATGTGGTGAGAACCACAGCACCTGCATATATCAACATCATCATCTGAAATGATCTCATTATGTAACCAGTAACAAATGCCACAACAGCAGATGCCAACAGCATTATCTGCATCAAGTGCTCCGCTAATTTTTGCCCTTGCCAATCCATCTACAATATGAATAAAACGTGACCCTATTGAGAAAAATATTGTGAAttacaattgaaaattaaataactatcaaagagaaaaacaattaaAGTGAAAGGTTAAACCCTCAGGGGAAGAAACCATCATGCTTCAATTGTTGtgagaaataaaaagaataatgaatATGAAGATAGAAATGAAGCCCTAATTCGGCTGTAGAGAAAGTGTTTTGAAACAGAGAAATTCGAGACATTTTCACTTCAGAAAAATCTGTTTCAGTCAACCAATCGTAGAAGCCATGTTATCACTTTCTCATCAAATCAACAAACTCAGTTTCTAATAAACCAAACAGATGTACAAGACAACAATCGtgaatatattataaacaatTGAAATAACAGAGAATTCGATCGATAAATCAGAAATAAAAACCGTAGGACAGAGAACTGGAAGGGACTGAGCTTACCGCGATTTGAAGAGTTGAATGAAGAAAGTGACGGTGTCTGAACAAAAGCTAATGCCAAGTTCAAGGACAGATCCAAATATATTATGAACCGGAGAATTATGGTAACCCAGTCACCAAATGTCTATTAAGGTCAAGAGAAAATGCAAACCGTTAGATTCAATCCAAATGTCACGGAGATGAACTTCTCGGTAGGAAATTATAATTCTTTGTAAATTGACCATTTGcattagttaaataaataaaatcagccATTACTTGGCAAGGGATTTGGTGTAGGAGTTGCTTCGTATATAATAAACTTGAAGGGAATTGCTGTTAGATTTAAGCATTCAGACGAAATTTCCCGGGAAATTTTGCAGTACCACTCAATTTCATAAAGAGAAATTTGGTTAACAAATTATTCTGGGAGAGAAACAATAACACCAATAGCTCTCAGTGAAAGCTACGTTTACCAATTATAAGATTTTAGTGGCTACTGTTTTAACAGCTTATAAAAATCTTCAACTCTTATAAGCTTCAAATGAATCCACAAAAATTCTAACAGAACATTAaattaacacaaatttaaataaagaaaatatgccGTCCGATCCAACTAAATAACAGCTCAGTCACTTTCACAAAACTCCAGAAGACCACAGAAGAGATTTATCGCCAGTCGACTTGCTAAAACTCAAGACTATTACTTTTTGGATTTGCTTGTTGCCAATTGGCTTTCGGGCTgcaaaacagagaaagaaaaacaTGAGACAAAAATTGAAGTTAAACCAAAACAACTAAGAAATATAGCTATAGGACTGCATTACCTCCTTCTTTACTGGCTCTTCTTTTTCAGACAGGGTCAATTCAATGTGACAAGGGAAGGACATGTAagctgcaatttttttttttcagtttattaTCAACAAATGAAGTGTAatcaatcaaaagaaaaaggacAAACTCAAAACTATTAAGAACTCACGATTAATTCTTCCATGAGCTCGGTATGTACGACGCCTTTGCTTTTGGGCTTGGTTCACCTGGATGTGAGAAATGTAGAGTGCATCGACGTCCAAACCTTTCAACTGAAAAGCAATTGAAGAATATTAGATATAGGAATCATGAAGTCagtaaagcaaaaaaaaaaaaaaaagagagatactTCAGCATTGCTTTCTGCATTCTTAAGCAAGTCTAAAATGAACTTTGCCGATTTCACTGGCCAGCGCCCTTGGCCATTTGGATGCCTGTTCTTAGCCTGAGCAGTACGTCCAACACCACCACAGAATCGAGTGAAGGGTATGGCCTGTTTATGGGCAGTAACATCCTCCAAATACCTCTTAGCCTTTACCAATGGTAGCTTCCTTATGGCATGTGCTGTTTCTCTTGTGTTCTGTAAAACAGTAAATTTTGCCACTGGCAAATATGTAAGTACAAATGCAACAGAAAACTTGAATACAAATTAAACAGTAATAAATAAAGAGAGATAATTCACCATTTAAACATAGacaaaaatacaatatttctAACAACAACAGCATTAAGCAAACAACTTCcatgttaaatataatttagaacTCTCAACTTCCAGGCAAGGACAGACAAGTCTGTACACTAGCTTTACAAAACAAGGAAAATTTGTCATCATTTACTGAACCTTCAGTCACCAATATCTACAGAGGTTCACCCAAGaacaatgaatataattttcctGAACTTCACGAGAGTAATGTTTACAAGAAGCAACAAAACCCTGCTTGCTTCAATCAGGttttataatcataaaaacGAGGGTAAACTTGTACCAAGGGTTTGAAGTTGTTTTCCCTAAAATTCTTAACAAGCGGGAAAAAATGAACTCACGTAAAATACAAATGAACACATATTTTGGGAgaaaaggatttcaattcatggttTGCAATGAACAAGCAAtacctaactcaaattatataccaaTCATAAACTACAATAGAAACAGATAAATGTGGCATTGTTTACTGAACCTTCAGCCACAAAAAACAATCAGAGGTTCACCCAATAACAATGCGTTTGATGTCCCTGAAGTTTACGAGAGAACAGTTCACAGAGGCAACAGATCCCTGGTTGTTTCATCAGGTTTTTATAAATAACCAGTTTTTAACATGCATATAAGGCAATAATAAAACCCAATCAAACATTACATAGATAAATAAAACCACtaacaatataataatcaatCGAAGCATTAAGCAAAAAGTAATATACCTTAAAATGAACCCTAAGATCGGAGCCCCTTGACTTGCAGGCTACAAATATAACCATTACAAGACACgtaaatcaaaacaataaagaaaCAGGAGGCATAAACTTCAACTATGCAGATTGTCAAAAACAATAAGTAGACCTAATTAAGTTAGAAGAAGACAAAGTAGGAAGAATGAACGGTAAACTTACACTTGGTGGGGTTTTCAGGCTCTTTTGAGTACTTCACCTAAAAACAAATTCCGACGTATAAAGGTTATAAACGAACATATCAAGATTCCAAACGAAAATGTATTATTGAATGCACAACCAGAAGAGAAGGGAGGCCATAGAAGAGGTACCATTGCGGCTGAATATATGAGCTGCTTCTGAGtaagagaaaatgatatgaTTCCTTATGTTCTAGCAGCAGAGAGGAAGAAACGCCTTAGGGTTTCTTTTTATAGGATTAAAATGCGATACCCTAGCTGCCAATAGTGGTCTCATTGGGCTCGGGTTTTACGATTGGGATCTCAGAGGCCCATTAGTTGTACAGAAGAAGTCAGTTGATTCTGAAAACGTTGAGGGTGAGATTTTTCGTATAGGAataagttattttatatatatatatatatacacacgtaTAAAACTATTATGTtggtttataatattataagaatcAAATAT
This sequence is a window from Mangifera indica cultivar Alphonso chromosome 5, CATAS_Mindica_2.1, whole genome shotgun sequence. Protein-coding genes within it:
- the LOC123216474 gene encoding small ribosomal subunit biogenesis GTPase RsgA 1, mitochondrial, whose product is MPIPSISLFRYRTIAVNNLLRHVSTIHLRQASIVTAAAKQQQQKPKNFVNKNLLRAKQHTLKEFSSLAPVLSPQDKPNLTESQAIGTVAAAQANFMRVIVQSETSGPSDSSASNGIGVELLCVVKAVLKKIKRRVLVGDKVVVGSIDWVDRRGMIENVFQRSTEILDPPVANVDHLLVLFSMDQPKPEPFTLTRFLVEAESTGIPLTLALNKVELVDKETLVGWNTRLHSWGYEPLFCSVESKYGLGSLASKLKDQTTVIVGPSGVGKSSLINALRSNPSVTDAAEGDNWFEPILGSKWFEDQRVGEVSTRSGRGKHTTRNVSLLPLSGGGYLADTPGFNQPSLIKVTKQSLAQAFPEIQKMLKANEPLKCTFNNCLHLGEPGCVVKGDWERYQYYFQLLDEIRIREEFQLRTFGTKREGDVRYKMGDMGVQQAEPRLELKKHRRKSRKRINQSILDELNELDEDEDELNWENDPLLRAMRDESQ
- the LOC123216477 gene encoding probable signal peptidase complex subunit 1, with product MDWQGQKLAEHLMQIMLLASAVVAFVTGYIMRSFQMMMLIYAGAVVLTTFITVPNWPFFNRHPSKWLDPSETEKHPKPQVAVSSKKKSAKK
- the LOC123216475 gene encoding 60S ribosomal protein L17-2-like, giving the protein MVKYSKEPENPTKSCKSRGSDLRVHFKNTRETAHAIRKLPLVKAKRYLEDVTAHKQAIPFTRFCGGVGRTAQAKNRHPNGQGRWPVKSAKFILDLLKNAESNAELKGLDVDALYISHIQVNQAQKQRRRTYRAHGRINPYMSFPCHIELTLSEKEEPVKKEPESQLATSKSKK